The DNA segment CCGGGCGCGCGCTGTATGATGGCAAGCTGGATCTGGCCGAAGCGCTGGCCGTCCTGAAAGGCTAAGCGCTACTGCGGCATAATCAGGCGCATTGCTTCGGTCTTGGCCCCTTTGGTCAGCGCAGCACCCGGCCCTTCGAGAAATTGCACAACACGATCCGGATCGCGGCGCGACAACTCGCGCAGCCACCATCCAATGGCTTTCTGGATAAAGCGGTCGCGGTCGGGCACATAGCCTTCTGCCCAACCCAGCACGCGCTCGCGCACGGCCAGATCATCAGCTTTCGGGTGGGGCAGACGCGCCCATGGCAGGGTCATGACCAAAGCGGCACGACGGGTCCACATATTGGCGCTTTGTGTCCACCCATCCACCGCGTCCAGCCGCGCAGGCACGGCCTGCAAACGCTTCGCACCCGCAATAGAGGCCGCATCGGCCAGTGCCCAACTGTCAAACCCCTGCGCCCACTGGGAAATAATGTCCCAAACCGGCGCGTCATCGGGTCGGATACGCGCCTGTGTCAGCAATTTGGCCGCCAGAATGCCGCCCTCATGCACCTCGCCTTGCCACAACTCTTGCGCCAAGGCGCAGCGCTCCGCCAAGTCCAGATCCGCGCGCAAGCCGCGCGCCAGCTCATCAAGCGCAGCGGCAGGCACACCCAAAAAGGTGCGGGCCGTCTTGTGATAGGCTGCCATCTCGGCGGCCTTGGTGCTGTCGCCCATCGCGCTCAGCGTGGCGATCATATCCTGAAATGTGCTCATTCCACCGTCACCGATTTCGCCAGATTGCGCGGCTGGTCCACATCGGTGCCCCTGTGCAGCGCGGTGTGATAGGCGATCAGTTGCGCTGGCACCGCGTAAACGATGGGTGCGATGAAATCCGGCACTGTAGGCATTTGCAGCCGGAAAGGCACATCCCCCGCCTCGGCCAACCCTTTGGCGTCCGAGATCAGCAACACTTTGCCTTGGCGCGCCATGACTTCCTGCATGTTCGAGACTGTCTTTTCAAACAGCGCATCATGGGGGGCAAAGACGATCACAGGCAAATCGGTGTCGATCAGCGCAATGGGGCCGTGCTTTAGTTCACCTGCTGCATAAGCTTCGGCGTGTATATAGCTGATTTCTTTAAGCTTTAACGCACCTTCAAGCGCAAGCGGGAACATCACCCCGCGCCCCAGGAACAGCACGTCGCGCGCCTGTGCCAAAGCTTCGGACATGCGTTTGATCTCTTCTTCCCGGTCCAGCGCCTGCGCCACAAAGCCCGGCAGCAACCGCAATTCGGCCAGACGCGCATCGAAATCCTCACCGCTCAGGAAACCACGATCAAGGCCCGCCTTTAGCGCCAAAAGTGCCAGCACCTGCAACTGTGCCGTGAACGCCTTGGTCGAGGCGACGCCAATTTCTGGCCCCGCATGGATGGGCAAAGCCACATCGCTTTCGCGCGCAATCGACGAGGTGGGCACATTGACCACAGACAAGACCTGCGCGACATGGGGACGGACATGGCGCAACGCGGCCAATGTATCCGCCGTCTCGCCGGACTGGCTGACAAACAGCGCCATGTTTGACAGCCCAAGCACCGGGTCACGGTAGCGAAACTCGGACGCGATATCCAATTCAACCGCAAGCCCTGCATATTTCTCGAACCAGTATTTGGCCACCTGACAGGCATAAAAGGCCGTGCCACATGCCACCATAATCAAGCGGTCTGCGCTTGCGAAATCAATCGCATCCGGCAGGTCTATGCGGTCATGGTCCAGCCCGGAATAAAAACCCATCGCCGCTTTCAGCACCGCGGGTTGTTCGGCCATTTCCTTGGCCATGAAATGTCGGTGTCCTGCCTTGTCCACGCGGGCTGTATCAACATTGATCTGCGTCAGGGGGCGTGCGGTCTGCTGATCGTCGGCATCGAATATCTGTACGCCCGCACGCGACAGTATCGCCCAGTCGCCTTCTTCCAGATAGGTGATGCGGTCGGTCATCTCAGCAAGCGCAATCGCGTCTGAGCCCAGATACATCTCACCCTCGCCATGCCCGATGCACAGCGGAGAGCCGCGCCGCGCGCAGATAATCAGGTCTTCTTCGCCATCGAACAGAAAGGCCAAGGCAAATGCCCCTTCCAGCCGCTTCAGGGTCGCGCGCGCGGCTTGCACGGGCGTCATGCCCTGATCCAGATAATGGCTGGTCAGTTGCACGATGGTTTCCGTGTCGGTTTCGCTGCTGAATTCCGCGCCTTGCAAGGTCAACTCGTCACGCAAAGCGCGGTAATTCTCGATGATCCCGTTATGCACAACAGCCACGCGGCCCGTGCGGTGCGGATGCGCATTGGCCACACTTGGCCCGCCATGCGTCGCCCAGCGCGTATGGCCAATGCCGACGCGGCCGGGCAAAGGGTCATGGACCAGCGTGTCGGACAGATTGATCAGCTTGCCGACCGCGCGCCGCCTGTCCAACTGATTGCGGTGGACAGTTGCAATGCCAGCACTGTCATAGCCGCGATATTCCAGCCGTTTCAGAGCATCCAAAATCTGCGGCGATACTTCGTGATTGCCCAGAACGCCCACAATTCCACACATCTGCCCCTAGCCTTTCATTTTCGCTGCCTTGGCCGCACGCAACCGGTCCATCAGCCGTTTGCCAAGGCCCGGCTTGGTGTCCTGCCGCGCGCGCCCCAGCGCCAATGCGCCCTCCGGCACATCTGATGTTATGACAGAGCCGGACCCGGTCATCGCCTCTGCGCCCACGCGCACAGGGGCCACCAACATGGTGGACGACCCGATAAAGGCGCCTTCGCCGATTTCGGTATGGTGCTTGAACACACCATCATAATTGCACGTCACTGTCCCTGCCCCTAGATTGGCACGCGCACCAATGGTCGCATCGCCCACATAGGACAGGTGATTGACCTTGGCCCCCTCGCCCAGTTCGGCGTTCTTTATCTCGACGAAATTGCCGACGCGCACATCCTCGGACAGTTCCGCACCGGGGCGCAACCGCGCATAGGGGCCGACAACCGCCCCACGGCTGACATGCGCCCCTTCGAGATGGCTGAAGGCGCGGATCGTCGCGCCGTTCTCGACCGTCACACCGGGGCCGAACACGACAAACTGCTCCACAATCGCGCCGCGCCCGACGACAGTGTCTTGTGCGAAATAGACGGTTTCAGGGGCCACGAGAATTGCGCCATCTTCCACGGCCTCAGCCCTTGCGCGCGCCTGAAAAGAGACTTCTGCCTGCGCCAGCTCGGCGCGGGTGTTGATGCCCAATGTCTCTGCCTCGGGGCAGGTGACAACGCCAGCAGACAGGCCCTTCGCTGTGGCCAGTGCGACAATATCGGTCAGGTAATACTCTCCTGCGGCATTGTCGTTGCCCACTTGCGCGATCAGGTCGAACAGGGTGGCGCGATCCGCACAAATCACGCCGCTGTTGCACAGGGTGATGGCGCGCTCTGCCTCGGTCGCATCCTTGAATTCGACAATCCGCTCCAGCGTGTCACCTGTTGTGACCAGACGCCCATAGCGCCCCGGATCAGCCGCCTCAAACCCGAGCACCACGACATCATGGGTTTTGCGCGCCGCGATCATCGCATCAAGGGTTTCGCCACGGATAAAAGGTGTGTCGCCATACAGCACAACCACATCGCCGGGTGCCCCTGCCAAGGCCGCGCCGGCCTGAGCCACCGCATGGGCCGTGCCAAGCTGCGCCTCTTGCGTCACGACAATCGCGGCCTCATCCTCGGCGTGCACAACTTGTGCGACAGCGTCCCCCCCATGTCCGACCACAACGACAACACGGTCCGGGTCCAGCGCGCGCCCTGCCCGCATGGCGTGCACGACGAGGGGTGCGGCCCCCAGCGGGTGCAGAACCTTCGGCAGATCGGATTGCATGCGACTGCCTTGTCCGGCAGCCAGTATGACGAGTGAAACCATCATGAAATCGCGTATCCTGCTAGTAAATTCTACTGTGTTCTTCGCGCAGATAGCGGTTCCGCCGCAAGGGGCGCAAGGGTCACTTGTGATTTCACCCTGTAACACAGGCAAAGAGGCGCCAATCTTTTGCCAGTTTGACCGAAATCAACGACCGCGCCTATAGTTCATGGGCAGAGTGATCGCGCGAAACAGGAAAGGACATCCCAGATGTATAGCAGAATTATCGTCGCGGTTGATCTGGAACAGATCGAACAAGGGCGCGCCCTGTTGACCCGCGCGGCATCCTTGCTGGATGCGGGCGGTGAAATCAGGCTGCTGCATGTGCTTGAAGAAGTGCCGGGATATATTGCGGCAGAACTTCCCAGCGACATATCGGATCGCCGCCGCGCCGAAGCCGCAGTAGAACTGCGCGCGATGATTGACCCGCAAGACGATCTGCGCGTGGCACATGAGGTGCGCCACGGGGCCGCTTCCGGGCAGATCATTCAGGCAGCCGAAGATTCCGGCGCTGACCTGATCATGATCGCAAGCCACAAGCCGGGCCTGCGGGACTATTTTATTGGCTCTACCGCTGCACGCGTGATACGTCATGCGAAATGCTCGGTTCTTGTAGAACGCTGAATGACACAAACAGGAGAACCTACCATGTATAAATCCATCGTGATCGCTGCCGCCCTTTTCAACGAAGGGGCCACCACGCGTGCGGCACTGACAAAAGCGCAAACCCTGCTGGATGATGGCGGCACAATTACCCTTGTGCACGTGATTGACGAGGTTCCGGGCTATGTCGCAGCGTCGATCCCGAAAGAGCATCTGAGCGCGCGCAGACGCGAGGTTGAAGACCAGTTGGCGCAAATTGCGAAAAGTGCGCAAGGGATGAATGTGAAAACTGTTATCCGCGAGGGCCAGCCTTCGGCGTCGATTCTGGGTGCTGCAAAAGAAGCCGGTGCAGACCTGATCATGATCGCCAGCCACAAACCGGGGTTGAGCGACTATTTCATCGGCTCGACCGCCGCGCGGATCGTGCGCCACGCCCCTGTTTCGGTCTTGGTCACGCGCTAAGGCAAAGGTATTGGGCGGTGTGGTCACACCGCCCGGCAGATTTGTTGCCTTGAATGAACACCTGTGCAATTCTGCCCCCCAAATCGCTTTGGGGGGCATCAGTATCAGGACCAAGCCCGCACAGAACTGAAGGAACACAAAATGTATAAATCTATCGTCGTCGCGGTGGCCCTGTTCAACAAAGGTGCGACCAGTCGCGCCCTGATCCAGAAAGCCAACAAGCTGCTCGATGCGGGCGGCAGCATCACACTTGTGCATGTGCTGGACGAAGTTCCCGCCTATCTGGCCGCTGCGGTTGCGCGCGAACAATTGCTGGAGCATCGCAAAGCCATCCGCGAGCAGCTTGATTCACTGGCCTCTGTCGCCAAGGCAAAGACCGTCGATATCGACATTCGCGGCGGGCGCCCGTCAGAGAATATTCTGGCCTGCGCGCAAGATTGCAATGCAGACCTGATTATGGTCGCCAGCCACAAGCCGGGGATGAGCGATTATTTCATCGGCTCCACCGCGTCGCGGGTTGTGCGCCACTCCCAGATATCGGTGCTTGTGTCACGCTGACGGGTTTTCGGCATGTTGTGCCGCGATCCGGCCTTTCCTCTGCCGCTCAGACGGTTATCTGAGGCATGACTTCAGGAGGGACGGCATGTCAGACGCTCTGGTTATTTTCACACCATCAGGCAAGCGGGGCCGCTTTGCGTTAGGCACCCCGGTTTTGACCGCTGCGCGGCAGTTGGGGGTGGACCTTGATTCTGTCTGTGGCGGGCGCGGCATTTGCTCGAAATGTCAGATCACGCCGGGATCGGGCGAATATTCCAAACATGGCGTCACTGTCGCCCCCGACGCGCTGTCCGAGTGGAACTCGGTCGAGCAGCGCTATCACGACAAGCGCGGGCTGATCGCGGGGCGGCGGCTGGGCTGTCAGGCCAAGGTCATGGGCGATATCGTCATCGACGTGCCGCCCGAAAGTCAGGTGCACCGGCAAGTCGTGCGCAAGGCCGCGACTGCGCGGGTCATGACGATGGACCCCGCCACACGGCTTTATTTCGTCGAGGTGCAGGAACCCGACATGCACGAACCCTCGGGCGATTTCGAGCGGCTGGGTGCGGCATTGCGCGCGGAATGGGACATACCAGATATCACCGCCGGGCTGGATGTGCTGCGCAAGCTGCAACCTGTGTTGCGCGAAGGGAAATGGCAGGTCACTGTCGCCCTGCACAAAGATCACCAGATCGGCCCGCACCGCGTTCTCGACATCTGGCCCGGCCTGTACGAAGGCGGGCTATACGGGTTGGCCATTGATCTGGGGTCCACCACTATTGCCGCGCATCTGTGTGATCTGCGCACGGGCGAAGTTGTCACCTCCTCCGGGATCATGAACCCGCAGATCCGCTTTGGCGAAGACCTGATGAGCCGCGTCAGCTATGTCATGATGAACCCAGGTGGCGATGTTGAAATGACGCGCGCTGTGCGTGAAGGGATGGACGCGCTGATCTTGGCGATTGCTGAGGAAGCGCAAGTTAGCGCCCGCGAGATCATGGAAGCCGTGATCGTCTGCAATCCGGTCATGCATCATCTGTTTCTGGGCATAGATCCGGTGGAACTGGGGCAAGCCCCGTTTGCATTGGCCACCTCGGACGCCATCTCGCTGGATATTCGGGAACTGGGCATGAAGGCCCTGAACCCCGCCGCACGCGCCTATCTGCTGCCTTGCATCGCGGGCCATGTCGGTGCGGATGCCGCCGCTGTGGCCTTGTCCGAAAGCCCCGAGACATCGGATGATCTGGTGTTGGTGGTGGATGTGGGCACCAATGCCGAAATCCTGTTGGGCGACAAGCGGCGGGTTCTGGCCTGTTCTTCGCCCACGGGTCCGGCCTTTGAAGGGGCGCAAATTTCCTCTGGTCAGCGCGCGGCCCCCGGTGCGATTGAAAAAATCGAGATTGACCCCACCACCAAAGAGCCGCGCTTTCGGGTGATTGGCTGTGATCTGTGGTCAGACGAGCCGGGCTTTGACGCGGCCACCGCCCAGACCGGCATCACCGGTATCTGCGGTTCAGGCATTATCGAGGCGGTGGCCGAAATGCGCATGGCGGGGCTGGTCGACCCGTCTGGCCTGATCGGATCAGCCGCGCAGACCGGCACATGGCGCAACCAGCCAGAGGGGCGGACCCATGCCTATCTGATCCATGATGCGACAGCCACAGGCGGGCCGCGAATCACAGTGACACAAGGCGATATCCGCGCGATCCAACTGGCAAAATCGGCGCTCTATGCAGGCGCGCGGTTGCTGATGGATGAAATCGGCACAGACCATGTGGACCGCGTGGTTCTGGCGGGCGCATTCGGGGCACATATCAGCCCTAAACATGCGATGGTTCTGGGCATGATCCCCGATGCGCTGCTGGCAAATGTCACCAGCGCGGGCAACGCCGCCGGGACGGGCGCGCGCATTGCGCTGTGCAATATCGGCGCACGCAGCGCGATCGAGGGCACTGTCCGGCGCATTCACAAGGTCGAAACGGCAATTGAACCGCGCTTTCAGGAACATTTCGTCAATGCCAACGCCCTGCCCCACGCGGTCGATACGTTTCCGGAATTAAGCAAGATCGTCACCTTGCCGAATGTCAGCTTCAACACAGGGGGCGGCGATTCGGATGGGGGGCGGCGCAGACGACGCAGGGGCTAAGCCAGCGCTACCCGCCAGATGAAAAAAGCCCGGATACCAGCAGGTATCCGGGCTTTTCATTTAGCCTTGGGCAAATATCAGTTGCCAGTCATCTGACGCAGGCGTTCGGCAACCTGTTCCAGAAGTTCAGGGTTTTCACCGGCAGCTTGCAACAGGTTTTCGACGATTGCGCGGTCTGCCAAGCTCAGGTTGGCCGCGTCAATCTGCGCTCGGATCGAGTCGAGCGACAGGTCAAGGCCAAGGTCTTGCAGCTCAATCGCTTCGTCGATGGCGTCTGCCGTCTCTTCCGCGGCATCTGGTGACAGGTTTTCTTCTGCCTCTTGAACAGTGTCCTCAACCGCAGCTTCATCAGCGGCTTCAGCTTCGTCAGTGACGATGTCATCAACCATAGACTCGACGGTATCGGTGGTTGTCTCGACTTCACCATCAACCGCGTCTTCAACGGTTTCGGCTGCATCATCTGCAACTTCATCCATCAATTCGTCGACTGTAGGCTCTTCTTCTTCGACAGCGTCTTCTTCAACGATGGGCTCTGCTTCTGGCTCGACCTCTTCCGGGGCATCAACCGGCTCTTCGACTTCAGGCTCTGTCACTTCGGGCGCAGGCGCCGTTTCGACCACTGGTTCGACAACTTCAGGGGCCTGACGTGATTGAATTCCGAACCAAATACCAATGGCCGCTGCGGCGGCCGCAATTGCGATAAGAAGGGGTTTGTTCATGGCTATATCCTTCTGAACATACGAGTTATGGTCGCGCGATATGCCAGAAATAGTGCAGGATGCAAACAGAACTTTGCTGCACATGCAAAAACAAGCACGTTATCGCGCGATTCTGGTAATCTTCACGCTTGAATTGCGTATGGGTCAGAATTACTGTAGCTCACCAAATTGAACAGAACAAGGAACGACACCATAGCCCGCAGACCGCATAATGCCCCGCCGCAACGTGACACCGGACCACGCGTAAATGACCGCATTCGCGCGCAAGAAATCCGCCTGATCGGGGCCGAAGGTGAAAATCTGGGGGTGGTCACACCCTCTCAGGCGATGACGCTGGCCGAAGAGGCCGGTCTTGATCTTGTCGAAATCTCACCCAATGCAGAACCACCGGTCTGCAAGATCATGGATTTCGGGAAATATAAATACGAAGTGCAGAAGCGCGAGGCCGAAGCACGCAAGAAACAGCACATCATCGAGATCAAGGAAGTCAAATTCCGTCCGAACACAGACACGCATGATTATGAAGTCAAGATGCGCAACGTGATGCGGTTTCTTGAAGGTGGCGACAAGGTCAAGGTAACGCTGCGTTTCCGTGGCCGCGAAATGGCGCACCAGAATATCGGGGCAGATTTGTTGCAGCGCGTGGCTGTCGATGTCGGTGAAATCGGCAAGGTCGAGAATATGCCCAAGATGGAAGGGCGGCAGATGATCATGATGATCGCGCCGCGCTAAGCCCCCATAACAGGCACTGACACGATAAACCCGCAATGCAGATTGCGGGTTTTTTCATATGCGGCTCAGACCCTCAATTCAGGGGCATTTTGTGCCAGTTCGGTCGCGATATCCGCATCCAGCGGGCAATTGGTGCTGTTGAGCAAGAACCCCAGCGTCAGATACATGCCCAATGTGGCCATAAGGTCCAGCACCGCAGGCCGCCCGATCAGGTCTTCAAGCTGCGCCATTTGTGCGGGCGGCAGTTTGGAATGATCGAGCAGGTGATCCACCGCCCCTGCCAGTATCGCGTCGTCTTGCCCCATCCCCGCCAGCGGGCCGCGCAGGCTGGCAATTCGGGGCTTGGACAAGCCAGCACTTAACCCGCGCGCCACATGCTGGTTCCACTCGTAGCTGGACGACACCCTATGCGCGAGGCGCAGTATCACAACCTCTGCCCGCGCGCGGCCCAAGGCCGACGCGTGCACAATATGCGCGCGCAACCCCGACCATGCACGCAGTAGATCGGGATGATGGGCCATCACGCGGTAAACGTTCAATTGCCCCGCAAAACCTTCGCGCATGTCATCAATTTCGGCGGGCCAATCCGAATCGGGGATCGGTAAGAAAGGACGCGTCATGACTGCAATGCTGCGTCCACTGCCTCGGACAGGCGCCCGACGATCTCGGTCACATCCGATGGCGTGACGATAAAGGGCGGGGCCAGCAGCACATGATCGCCGCGCACCCCGTCGATTGTGCCGCCCATCGGATACACCATCAGCCCGCGCGCCAACGCCTCTGATTTGATGCGCGCATGCAGTTTGTGGGCGGGATCGAAGGGCGCTTTGGTCTGACGGTCCGCGACCAGTTCGATCGCCTGAAACAGCCCCTTGCCCCGAATATCGCCGACATGCGCATGTTGGCCGAATGCGGCGTGCAACTGCGTGCGCAACTCTGCACCCATAGCCTGTACATTGGCCAGAAGGTTGTCGCGCCGGATCACCTTTTGCACTGCCAGCCCTGCGGCAGCGGCCATGGGATGGCCCATATAGGTGTGACCATGCTGAAAGAACCCGCTGCCTTGCGCAAAGGCCTCGTAGATTTTCGCGCTCAGCAAGGTCGCGCCGATGGGCTGATAGCCCCCGCCCAGACCTTTGGCGATGGTCAGCAGATCGGGCGAAATGCCGTCCTGTTCGCAGGCATACAAGCTGCCGGTCCGGCCCATGCCGCACATGACCTCGTCCAGAATCAGCAACACGCCGTATTTGTCGCAGATTGCGCGGATGCGTTTGAAATAGTCGCCCACAGCAGGCACCGCGCCCGCTGTTGCCCCGACAACAGGTTCCGCGACAAAAGCCGCGACAGTGTCCGCGCCAAGCTCCAGTATCTTCGCCTCTAACTCGCCTGCCGCGCGGGCGGCGTAGTCGGTGTCAGTTTCCCCCTCATGCTGTTCGCGGTAGGCGAAACACGGCGCGATATGATGCGCTTCCATCAACAGCGGTTTGAATTGCGCGCGACGCCATTCATTGCCCCCAGTCGCAAGCGCGCCCAAAGTGTTACCATGATAGCTTTGGCGGCGCGCGATGATGTGGCGGCGCTGCGGCTGGCCGGTTTCGGTGAAATACTGCCGCGCCATTTTCAACGCTGCCTCAATCGCCTCGGACCCGCCAGACAGCAGATAGACATGGCTCAGCCCGTCAGGTGCATCTGCGATCAGGGTCTCGGCCAATTCCTCGGCCACATCCGTGGTGAAGAACCCTGTATGGGCATAGGCCAGCCGGTCAAGCTGGTCGTGCAATGCCGCGATGACATCGGGGTGGGCATGGCCCAGACAGGACACCGCCGCGCCGCCAGACGCGTCGATATACTGATGCCCTTCGGAATCGGTAAAGCGCAGCCCTTGGGCGGAAACCGCGTGGCGTGGTGGCGTGTGGATAGAGCGGTGCAGAAGGCGCGTCATGATCAAGCCTCACGTGGATGGGAAATGAAAGTGTTGAGCGCGGCAAGCTGGCGATCCAGCCCTTGCAGCCGCGCCAGTGTTCCGGGGTCGTCTGCCCACGCGACAAGGGCGGCAAGCGTGTCGGCAATCAGGAATGCCGGGGTCATGGCATGTAGAAAACTGGCACTGCCGGTGGGCACGATCAGCGCGATCCCTTGCGCCGCAACAAGGGGCGACAAGCGCGAATCGGTCACAGCGATAATCTGTACGTTGCGCGCTTGCGCCTGCAACGTCGCCTCAACCACAGCGCGGGTATAGGGGGCGACTCCGCAGACAAACAGCACATCATCGCTGCCCGCATGCCACAAGGCATCCAGCCCGGTGCCGCCGACCCCGTCCAGCAAATGCGCGCGATCCGTGATCAGCGACAAGGCGTAATGCAGATGCCACGCGACGGCATGACTGGAGCGAAGACCCAGCACATAGATACGGCGCGCGCGGGTCATGGCGTCAGCGGCCTGACACAGCGCACCCTGCATCTCGGTCGAGGTCATGCCTGCGATCTGTGCCTGCGCGTGCATCAGCAGCGCCTGTGCCGCGCTGTCCGGGTTGTCGGTATGAAGCGGCAAACGGCCATCGGCCTGCTGCGCAAGTCCGGAAGGGGCATGGCGCAGGGCGGTCGCGTGTTCGGCGCGCAGGGCATCATACCCGTTATAGCCCAGCGCCTGCGCCAGCCGCGTCATGGTTGCAGGCTGCACCCCGGCCTTGCGCGCCTGCTCGCGCATCGACACCAGCGCGACATCACGCGGATGAGCCGCAATCCAGCGCGCCGCCTGCTGCATCCGGGCAGGCAGGTCATCAAAGCGCGCGGCGAGGATCCTGGAAAAGGTTTCTGTCATGCGGCCAATGCGTAGCACTGCCGGTTGAATTTTGCAACATTTGAATCTATCTGCGATACATATGTTGCGTAGGCTACAATGCCGTTCCCCGCATCGGCAACACCTCGTCCAGCGCGTCAAAGGCGACACCATTGGCCAGCAGGCACATGCGTCCGTCGGGCATGGTCACTGTGATTGTCCAGCGCGCACTGTCGTTTGCTGCGAACACTTCCATTACGGCGCGGCCCGCAAGACCTATGGCGCGGCGGGTTTGGTCCTGCGCGGTCAGCATATCCAGCACTGTATCGCGCGCCCCGCATTGTAGCGTTTGCGCAGAAAGAGGCGGCGCGCAGGTGGCGAGGATAAGGGCGAGAGCAGAGCAGGATTTGCGCATGGCTTGAAACCTATTGGCTGAGGGCGGGCTGTCCGACCAGTCTGACGCACACAGGCAAAAACACAGTAAACACAGCGCGCGGCCCATGTTAGCGCGCAACAATGCAAGAAATTGCTGCAATGCAGCGGATCAGCTCTTGCCATTTGTGACCGGAAATGATGCACACCCGACATAAAGTTGCGAGGATTGCCCCATGGATACGCGCCCGTTTCGTTCGGTTCTCTACATTCCCGGCTCTAAGGAGCGCGCTTTGGAAAAGGCAACGGGACTGGCCGCTGATGCGATCATCTTCGATCTGGAAGATGCTGTCGCCATTGACGAGAAAGCACGCGCGCGGGGCTTGCTGGCCGAAACGCTGCAAAGCCATGACTATGGCACACGCGCAAAACTCGTGCGGATCAATGCGCTGTCATCCGATTGGGGACATGATGATCTGGACGTGATCGCCGCCGCCCGGCCAGAGGCAATCTTGCTGCCCAAGGTCGATACCGCCGCGCATATCGAAGCACTGGCGCGCCTATTGGATGCGCGGCCCGAAACCGCAGACACCCGCATCTGGGCCATGATGGAATCGCCGCTTGGGGTTTTAAACGCCCATGCAATCGCCTGCGCGCCAAGAATGGCGGGGTTCATCATGGGCACGAATGATCTGGCCAAAGACATGGGCTGCCGCTTTCGGCCCGACCGCCTGCCCCTGATGATCTCGCTGCAATTGCCGCTGCTTGCCGCAAAGGCCGTAGGAATTGTGGCGATTGACGGGGTCTATAATGCGTTCAAGGACGATGCGGGTTTGCGTCTGGAATGCGAACAGGGCCGCGATATG comes from the Roseinatronobacter monicus genome and includes:
- the glmS gene encoding glutamine--fructose-6-phosphate transaminase (isomerizing) is translated as MCGIVGVLGNHEVSPQILDALKRLEYRGYDSAGIATVHRNQLDRRRAVGKLINLSDTLVHDPLPGRVGIGHTRWATHGGPSVANAHPHRTGRVAVVHNGIIENYRALRDELTLQGAEFSSETDTETIVQLTSHYLDQGMTPVQAARATLKRLEGAFALAFLFDGEEDLIICARRGSPLCIGHGEGEMYLGSDAIALAEMTDRITYLEEGDWAILSRAGVQIFDADDQQTARPLTQINVDTARVDKAGHRHFMAKEMAEQPAVLKAAMGFYSGLDHDRIDLPDAIDFASADRLIMVACGTAFYACQVAKYWFEKYAGLAVELDIASEFRYRDPVLGLSNMALFVSQSGETADTLAALRHVRPHVAQVLSVVNVPTSSIARESDVALPIHAGPEIGVASTKAFTAQLQVLALLALKAGLDRGFLSGEDFDARLAELRLLPGFVAQALDREEEIKRMSEALAQARDVLFLGRGVMFPLALEGALKLKEISYIHAEAYAAGELKHGPIALIDTDLPVIVFAPHDALFEKTVSNMQEVMARQGKVLLISDAKGLAEAGDVPFRLQMPTVPDFIAPIVYAVPAQLIAYHTALHRGTDVDQPRNLAKSVTVE
- a CDS encoding ASKHA domain-containing protein → MSDALVIFTPSGKRGRFALGTPVLTAARQLGVDLDSVCGGRGICSKCQITPGSGEYSKHGVTVAPDALSEWNSVEQRYHDKRGLIAGRRLGCQAKVMGDIVIDVPPESQVHRQVVRKAATARVMTMDPATRLYFVEVQEPDMHEPSGDFERLGAALRAEWDIPDITAGLDVLRKLQPVLREGKWQVTVALHKDHQIGPHRVLDIWPGLYEGGLYGLAIDLGSTTIAAHLCDLRTGEVVTSSGIMNPQIRFGEDLMSRVSYVMMNPGGDVEMTRAVREGMDALILAIAEEAQVSAREIMEAVIVCNPVMHHLFLGIDPVELGQAPFALATSDAISLDIRELGMKALNPAARAYLLPCIAGHVGADAAAVALSESPETSDDLVLVVDVGTNAEILLGDKRRVLACSSPTGPAFEGAQISSGQRAAPGAIEKIEIDPTTKEPRFRVIGCDLWSDEPGFDAATAQTGITGICGSGIIEAVAEMRMAGLVDPSGLIGSAAQTGTWRNQPEGRTHAYLIHDATATGGPRITVTQGDIRAIQLAKSALYAGARLLMDEIGTDHVDRVVLAGAFGAHISPKHAMVLGMIPDALLANVTSAGNAAGTGARIALCNIGARSAIEGTVRRIHKVETAIEPRFQEHFVNANALPHAVDTFPELSKIVTLPNVSFNTGGGDSDGGRRRRRRG
- a CDS encoding universal stress protein; the encoded protein is MYSRIIVAVDLEQIEQGRALLTRAASLLDAGGEIRLLHVLEEVPGYIAAELPSDISDRRRAEAAVELRAMIDPQDDLRVAHEVRHGAASGQIIQAAEDSGADLIMIASHKPGLRDYFIGSTAARVIRHAKCSVLVER
- a CDS encoding DNA alkylation repair protein, with translation MSTFQDMIATLSAMGDSTKAAEMAAYHKTARTFLGVPAAALDELARGLRADLDLAERCALAQELWQGEVHEGGILAAKLLTQARIRPDDAPVWDIISQWAQGFDSWALADAASIAGAKRLQAVPARLDAVDGWTQSANMWTRRAALVMTLPWARLPHPKADDLAVRERVLGWAEGYVPDRDRFIQKAIGWWLRELSRRDPDRVVQFLEGPGAALTKGAKTEAMRLIMPQ
- a CDS encoding universal stress protein, producing the protein MYKSIVVAVALFNKGATSRALIQKANKLLDAGGSITLVHVLDEVPAYLAAAVAREQLLEHRKAIREQLDSLASVAKAKTVDIDIRGGRPSENILACAQDCNADLIMVASHKPGMSDYFIGSTASRVVRHSQISVLVSR
- the glmU gene encoding bifunctional UDP-N-acetylglucosamine diphosphorylase/glucosamine-1-phosphate N-acetyltransferase GlmU; its protein translation is MMVSLVILAAGQGSRMQSDLPKVLHPLGAAPLVVHAMRAGRALDPDRVVVVVGHGGDAVAQVVHAEDEAAIVVTQEAQLGTAHAVAQAGAALAGAPGDVVVLYGDTPFIRGETLDAMIAARKTHDVVVLGFEAADPGRYGRLVTTGDTLERIVEFKDATEAERAITLCNSGVICADRATLFDLIAQVGNDNAAGEYYLTDIVALATAKGLSAGVVTCPEAETLGINTRAELAQAEVSFQARARAEAVEDGAILVAPETVYFAQDTVVGRGAIVEQFVVFGPGVTVENGATIRAFSHLEGAHVSRGAVVGPYARLRPGAELSEDVRVGNFVEIKNAELGEGAKVNHLSYVGDATIGARANLGAGTVTCNYDGVFKHHTEIGEGAFIGSSTMLVAPVRVGAEAMTGSGSVITSDVPEGALALGRARQDTKPGLGKRLMDRLRAAKAAKMKG
- a CDS encoding universal stress protein; translated protein: MYKSIVIAAALFNEGATTRAALTKAQTLLDDGGTITLVHVIDEVPGYVAASIPKEHLSARRREVEDQLAQIAKSAQGMNVKTVIREGQPSASILGAAKEAGADLIMIASHKPGLSDYFIGSTAARIVRHAPVSVLVTR